From Drosophila santomea strain STO CAGO 1482 chromosome 2R, Prin_Dsan_1.1, whole genome shotgun sequence:
AGTGACAGTCCCTAACCATATAACCCTTCCATCCCAAACAGAGTCTGCGCAAGCACTGCGATGTGAAGGAGGTGGTCGAGGCGCATGTGATCATGCGCCAGGTGGCGCACAACATTGACCAGGTGAAGCgaaagcaggagcagcagagtCGCGTCAAGGAGCTGTCCGGCATTCTGGACGGCTGGCTTGGGCCAGGTGAGTGTGGGAGCCACTTTTGCGTATTCTGCGCCCCAAACTAAACCACTTCCCTCATCCTTCACAGAACTCACTGTGCTGGGAGAGCTGCGCCAAGAGGGTCTGCTGATGGAGCAGCACAACAAACAGCGCCTGGTACTCCTATTCGCCACCATGCTGATCATCACCAAGCAGAAGGAGGACGGCCGACTGCAGTTCAAGACATACATTTCGGTGAGTTTGTGCAGATCCTTCGATCCATGAGCTATCTTCGTAATGCAACCAACTTGCAGCAAAACAATCTGATGCTGAGCGAACACTTGCCGGGTGAGCCGACCAGCTTCTATGTCATACCCTTCGACGAGCCGCGCCATCAAATCAAACTGACGGCCCGGAATCGTGACCAGAAGCGCATCTGGACGCAGCACATCAAAGGTGTCATGCTGGAGAAGCTGGACATACCGATGCGCGCCAAGGAGCTGGTCTATCAGCTGGGCAACGAGGAAGGTGAGTGGAGTGCTTCccacttggccaacttggcTAGCTCGGCTTAACCGCGGCTTGGCTCTAGGGCTCTTGCTGTTTTAGCTTTTTATACTTTGTTTTACTTTTCGTTTTACCCCCCTTTTGCCCacgtttttgttgtgtttctttttgtcATGTGGCCAAAACACTTAACGATTTGGATTGGGGACTGCACGAGATGATGAAGTGCCCAACAGTTATGCACATGCGGGTACTTGTTATAGTTGGGTAATGCCTGTCGGCCGCGAAGAAGGAGAGCCACTTCGCGAAAAGTGCAGGAAAATTAAGTTTTCTATAAGTAATCGTTCCAACTAACCTCAACTAATAACTGAATACCAAATTAAACGTAGTTTGAAAGTATAAACCTAAAGCATTTGTACAAGAAGTGTGCTATAACCATAAGTTTTGCTATAGAGGCTGGTTAAGTAAGAAACATTTTCTCGCACTGCACCCCGTTTGGCGAGGCTCTCCTTAATCCCGACCACATGGAGGACTTATGATTCGCACGCTCCAGCTGCGACCAAGTGACATAACCAAGTGGCAAGCGAGTCTTTCTAGCTAGCCTTTCGCCAAAATCGTGCCAAATCTGTCGACGCCTCGGCGGCGCATTGATTTATTACTTGGAAGTATTAGTTGGATGTAGGAGCATTTTAATTGCGAACCACGGGCGCCCACTTTCCTGAATCGTTGGGTGTTTTTGGCCACACAAACTAGCGTGCTTAGTTGGTGTCCTACTCTCGTACTAATTCCAAATATTGATCTAACTCTACTCTACGAAATGCTATATGTTTACCGTTGTAGTACTACCAGTGATGCATTCTAAAACTAAACACCCCAAAACCAAGAAACGAAAAAACTTTGACTAGAGCTTAAGGCGTTTTAAGGCTAAATACCCCACACCCCAGAGACTGATAAcccaacaaaaaataaaataaaacgaaaaaacgaaaaaaccaaaaataaaatccgATCAGACAGAAACTAAGGGCTACAACTAGTTGTTTAACAAGCTATATCGTAATCGTAGTGTTCGCTAAATGTAACTCTCTGGTGTCCGAAGAGCCTAGTAAGTATTGCGAGAACCGTACTTGGATTGCTAGCTTTAATTGGCCGTCTAACTCGAACGGGGTCTGTGTTTTGTTTGCATGCATCCTAACCCTGAACACATAATCGTACTGAGAACGCCACTTACTAACCAGTTGAAACTAATCAATCAATCCCAATGACCGCATGTTCCACAGCTGACTGATACCCTAGAATGCATTCGCACTGgtgtttttgcttttcgctcACAATCTCCCACCACTCACCCCCCACCGCTTATCATTGCCTGTGAACCACTGAATCAGACCCAGACTAATGGATTGTCCCTAAACGCAGATCGCACGCCAGATCGCAGCACCTGGAAGTGGAGCCTTCACTCCGGAAGCAACTCGACGCCCACGTACCTGGAGCGCAGGAATGCCTGCCGGCGGAGTGAGATACGGCAGCGGAACTCCAAGTTCAAGCGGAAGACGGTGGCCAACTCCAGTTCCTTCGACAGCTTCAATGAGTCCctggagcaggaggaggaatCGGTTAGCCAGGCGAAGCCCTCAAAGCCTCTGGCCAGAAATAACAGCCTGGACGATACGGCTCTGCAGAAACTGGCTGCTGCCATGCGATATCGCAAACGGGATGCTGCAGTGAAGGAGGAGACGAAGACGCCGGTCAAGGAGCCGGAGTGTAAGTGCAACCAGGATGAGCGGGTGGAGGAGTGTTCCTGCATTCTGCGGGATCGGGATCAACGCAGTCGCAGTGCCAAGTCGCACTCGCCCGTCTTCAGCTACAAGGCACTCAAGGAGCGCAGTAAGTCGGTTCCCCGGATCGGTGGCTTCAGCTTGGATGAGGAGGCGGAGAGGGAACGCGAACAGGACGAGGATAGTGCCGCCTCTCTGCGGGGAAGCAGGCCCGATCTCACCGAGCGCAAGACCAAGGGAAAGGGATTCTTCGAGGTCAAGCAATACAATCACAAGACGATGCCCAAGAAGATAGCCAATTTGAAGAAGCAACGAAGTAGCACCACCAAGAGCTGCTCCAGATTCTACATGGATCTCAGCGAATTCGATAGCAGCAGCGCCACTGTGCTCAAGATAACCGAATCCACCGAGGAGCTGCGTCCAGACGGGGAAATCGAACTGGCCCAGGAGGCCGCCACTCTAGATGACTCCACGCAGGATCAGTATTACAATCCAGATCAGGAGACCGAATCGCTGTCCCCAGCCGAGAAGTCGAAACGAGATGCGCAAATAGTCCTTGACTTACTGAAAAACAACAAGGAATTCGAGAGGATATACAACAAACAGCAGAAGAGGCGCGAAAGCCCAGTGAGTCCCGTGAGTCCCGATATAAGTCGTGGACCCATCCTGCcgccgccacgcccaccatcGCGATCTCCACCACCCCTGGAATtggaggagcagaagaagaaaaCAGTCGAAGAGGTGGATTCGGTGGGCGAGGAGCCCATCTACGAGACTCTGCTGCGCAATGTCCATGTGCCTTACAAGTTCTCACCAGTGATGGGGCGAGCCAAGTCATCGCAGATGCTGAAGAAGAGATCGAAGACTGCGCCCGCAGCTTCGCGACCGGAATCGGACTACGTCACCCTGGTTTACTCGCCCGACGGCGTTCTGCAGCGAGTGGGCGAGGAGACAGTGCAGCGGGACAGCTGCAGTTCCTCCACCACTTCGACATCCTCGAATGGATCGGGATCCACACTAAAACGTGATAGCCAGAGCACGGTGATCAATCTATCGATGGAGACGGTGCAGGAGCATGGATCACGACCCTTGCCGAAGAACTCCGTTTCGGGATCGGAGAGTTCGCTGCTGCCGCGAGCCCTGAAGTCCATAGACAACCTGAGCATGGCCTTCGGGCGCTCTAACCGACCGCCGGAGCGCCGGTTGTCCGACGTGAGCGAGATGTGCCGGCAGAGTGTGCTGCATCGCCAGGGCAGCGAGGCGGTGGGCGAGAGGATGGCCCACGTGGACTACGCTGATCCCAAGACGCTGTTTGGCCTGGGCGTACTCAACCACTCGGAACGTGACTCGGTCTTCTCGCtgacctcctcctccagcgaCAGCATGTGCGAGCAGCAGCGCAAGCGATCTGGAGTGGAGCCGCCAGGCGCCACCTTCGAGTACGAGCAGCAGGTGGAGGATAGCCTGGAAAACGATTTCCGCGACTCGGCCATTTATAGCGATGACAACGAGAAGCGTTCCGGCGACTACGATGTCCATCTACGTCGTCCCAGCAgtccgcctcctccgccgccgccgctgggACCACGTCCCCATCAGTCTGCGCCACAGATTGCACCCAAGCCGCCCAAGGATCAGCTCATCCAGCAGCGATCAGGCGTCATCGTCTGCCAGTCGGCCTCGCGCAGCTGGGTTCTGCAGCAGATCGAAAACTTCAACAAGTAGGAGGATCCTAGTGATGCACAGAGGAGCCGTTGTACACGACCCATTGCCATAAATGAAATTCCTTTATTATTTCTACATGTACATAGTTCTAAGTGTCTGATACACACTTTGTATGCAATGCTAATCTTAGATAATCTTAGTCGACTGTTTTATATTTAGAGCTTAGTTGCATAAACGCAGAGTCATTTAATAAAGTTCGTaatcaatttgaaaattgtcGAATACTTCTTTAGCACTGTGAGTTTGAATTCGAAATTTACACGTTTTTTGACATAACTAGACATCATTTGACCTTACTTGACATGCTGTTTGTggtaaataaattgcaatgTATTTGCTGTCATGTAAAATGGACCTTACAACACAAAAGAGCTTTTCACCTTTCGAAACGTGGTTGAAAAGCTCTTTTTATAATTAACGATAAAAACTGCCCAAAGGTATGcaagtaaaaataaacatttgagTACAACATAGGCTGccgaaaaatatgcaataagAAAGCTTCAATTCTTAAGGGGAAATTATTTAACTAAAATTCAAACTTCactaatttgtatatagtgtTTGGTTACCCCTAGGATATTGCTCCCCTGTGATGTTACgatacaatattatgatgtacgtattcttcacttaataaataaaaataaaaaaaaataaaaaaaattctgAGAATCTTATTTAAGGGTTTCCTTTCCACTTTTGTCGCGTTTGCAAGCACTTTGCAAATTTAAAGTCAAAAATGGTCAATACCATTAATAACCATTGATGTAACTTTTTATAGTGTGGTTTTGTTTATAAGATATACAATGataaatcattaaaaatcaTTGTTCAATATCTTTAATTATTATAAGCTAACTGGAAATCCGTTtcttgttcagattagttGGCAAACTCTCTCCTATTGCTCGAAATCACGACCAGCAACAGAAAATTATCATAATTGATCTGATTTGAATGTTAATCCTGTTACCTGCTAAATGGTCTGATTGACAATTACTCGCCTGATAATTAcgacaaaatgaaatttataatttaaatgccaGCAAGTGCCATGACGTAATCCACTTATACAGACCGGAATATTTTTGGGTGGCAAATATACGGCTGTGCAGCAGCTTTCCACTGATTATGCACACCATTTTGACCATTTCTCTGGAGGATCCGCCATTGGACAATGATGAAAATCAGACGGCCATGTGCCCATGGCGACCGTAACGTCAACGTAATCTGCCGGAAAATTAAATGCGATGTGTATCCCCGACCAGTGCACACATATCAACATTGTGTCAACACGGTGCTTCTTCCACCTACAAACGACAAAGAAATCCACGTTAATTTCCGTCTGCATAATTCATGGACCAAATGACCGTGCAATTACGAGTCGCCCACTCAAATCCACATTCGTGCAAACAGTTTAAACTATTTAACGCATTTCCAGTTAGCAGAAGTTCAAGAGTGCCATCCGTCCGCTTCCATAACATTTGGTTAAATTGTCCGAGCGACCTGGCCGAGTGTCCTTGACAGTTGCATGCACCTAATGGCGCagaccaggagcagcaggatgcAGCTGATGCCAGAAGGCCAAGCCGGGTTCACAGCTCATTTCAAGGGGGCAAGGTCGAGTGTCTGGGCCAAAGACCAAAGACCAGCTCCATTCAATCGGTTTGCAGCTGAGTTTTCCAGGACCATGGGAGCTCCCATGGTTTTCCCCCATCGCCCCGAGCATTTTACCAATCGTGAGCTGACTGCATTATGTTATAACCCCGCTGGCATAGAGGTTGCCTTCTCTACTTTCCTGTGCCACTGACGTCGCAAGGCGAGCAGCTTACCTGCTCACTGTTAGTGAAGACAGGAAAAACACACTAACTTACACAcagaatttcaatttctttgACACGTTTTTGTTGCCCTTCGTTTGCAAAACGCTCAACAAGTGCCAGGATGCCGAGCACTGGCGCCTGAGTATCTACTACAGGCTGTCATGCACTGGAAGAAAATCTATGTTCCCAAGCTCACGTGCTTGTACTTAAGCATCTTATGTTGCTTATTATAAGGAAACTTATCTAGTTAATATGAAATTACAAAGTTTTCGACTTGGTAGATATGAGTTGTTGCTAATTACACACAAAGTTAAacctttttttctattaacTTTCACTTGAATTTTGAGTTAAAATTTTCCAACTAAATAGGGCTATAAGTGATTCAAAAAAGCCAAGGGACAATacatttttatctttttaaGAGCATTTTAAAGCCACTGAAGATTAGTTTTATGGGAACTCCATAGAAaatgatatattatatatgattTGTGTGTCTGAATGAGTGAATGATTTATGTGATTTGCTCTGCTGGAAATACAACGCAACGAGTGCGAATTATGATTGATTGGCAAAAGTAATTAGCCAAAAGTACATAGTGGCACACTGCattatttttcccagtgttACTGAATATTGGGAGTGTAACAGACAAGCTTTGACTTTTATGGCCCCCGGAAAATCTCGCCCCCAACCCCCCTGAACCTGCCATTCTGGCACCCCATTTGAGCTCCCTGGCCACTGCCATGTCTGCTCGCTGCTCGGAAAACTCGGGAAAAACTTTAGCAAATTGCCATTTTGGCATTTAGCTGCAGCAGGAGGAAACGGCACCCCGCCGCCAGTTTTCTTACATTTGAGAGATTATTTTGTCGTGGCCCTTTCGCTTTTCGCATTTAATTCCCTTCACTCTTCACCCTTCGTCCACCGCCGATCGAAGTTCGTGGGCCACAGTCGAAATTCCGCTTGTAATTTGCATGCCGCGAGTGCCACACCCACTCGCCCAAACACACGCGCGGCCGCCCCTTTTCGCAGCTCTTTACGCATTTTCGTATCGTTAGGATACCCGGTGACTTTTTGCGGCCTGCCCGCCAGCCGACGAAGAATAAACAATGCCCCAGCCCCACCGACGACAACTTCCTGTTTCCTGCGCCACGCAAATTTCCAAGCAGATCCTGGGACCCACAAACATCAACAGGCGGGCAAACAACCCGGCCAACCTTTTCTCATTTCCTTTGTAAGCCCGAGCGTAGAAGTCCTCTATATATAGTATGTAGAATATGGGTATAGAGTATGGGGTATAGTATAGGTGTAGGCGCaacttgttgctgttgcctccCAGCTATCGCAAAAAGCAATTTCATGCCAATGCGATGAATTGACAGcgacagcaggagcagccagTGCTCgctggatggttggatggctggatggcaaAAGGAGCGACCTCGTCTGCTGCCGCCGGCGTTTGATCCTGATAACCCAGCACATACGGGCGGACAGGTGTACCATATGAGCAGGAGtagcaggaggagcaggtggagcaggaggagcaggaggagcaggaggagcagaaggcgcaggaggagctggtggAAGAGGTGGCATAGGTGGGTCTATCCGTCCAATCCATTCCACATGTCCAGCTCTTCATTACGCTTATGGGGCAGGACGCACGACGGACTCATCCGGTGGCGGTGTACGGCCACTCACATCCTTAAATGCCACTAACAGGGAATAggtttttctgctttttcaGGATACATGATATCCGCTTcttatttgcacatttttcgAACAACTAAGACGATAATAAACGAGGGAACAGAATAATGGAACTGAGTTTATTGGAACATAATGTTTTAGATCACtatgtttattgtttgctATCTAAATGTTATAGTTCTTAACAAAATAGTTTATAATTACaagaaattatattataattgcTAAACCACTGAGCCACGTTTATATCAAGTTCATTCCTTAATTTAGCACTTTATAAATAGCTTTCAATAAGCTCAATTCATTTGCGTTACTACAGTGACAAGTTGACAGTCAACTTATTGCTGCCCCAGTGAAATTCCAGAACTTTGGTGTCCAGCCTAATTGGCATGCTAATGCTAGGGTATGCGGCATGTCGACATGGCCTTGCCGCCATTTGTTTACCTAGTCCCTCGTTCCGCCGTGCAAATAATCATACTTCAAAGGCAATAAATcgttatttaaatttcattttccacaCTGCTTAAAGTTTCATTTCGTAAATTTCAGTTGCGTCGCCGCTGCGGGAATCCCTGCCAAGGATTCAGCTGTATCCTGGTAGAGGCAGTGGGTGGAAAGTATGCTTTAAAAATTCGGCTTATTTGGTTATGAATCCCCCGAGAGTGACGGCTGGCGGCGCGAATATTTCTTCATCTGCCATGCGAGAATACCTGAGTGttcgcttgtttgtttgtttgtttgtttgtttgtttgtgtgtctgAGTGGCCCGGcccttttctgttttttctgtttttttctcctttctttcttttttgagCTTGCCTGGCACTAGGCACACATCCATACATTCACAAGTGTGCAGATGGCCAACAGCTTTTGGCcctaaataaaattgtatgtACTCTGGCATCCTTTATGATCCCTTTTCCGGCTAGCTCGTAAGGTATTGCCTCTGCGTTGCGACGGACAGAGTAATCCGTTTGGAAACGTAAAAGGATAATGCAGTGTGTCGTTATCCCATGTGCTATACTGGTATAATCGATGGCGCAGATTCGAGATTGGATGTGGGCATGGCTGTCCAGCTTCTTAATAAGTCTCATACCTGTCCGCGTTTAATTAACACAATATCCAAGCCAGTTTAATTGTG
This genomic window contains:
- the LOC120444784 gene encoding uncharacterized protein LOC120444784 isoform X1, encoding MDIESDSDTSERWEDFFGSSTELAPSLLGIYDTLTNSFAAGGVAAAPTATSHESKASSSGDSTPKRSNSNCSNSSSGSTASSTGSCSSVPTSDDQSASYTLAGSSKHLSHQEPPAPLVVAGLRDEPDGAQLSRLVQRRSQESQIHGSSSSIASSGGSSRRGSNIRILSPNVHRIITHSDIQPVEAVSAEALKQHQQQSQRSPTHGRYTKTGHSGTPPTASSTPKLKLSHIPLSKITGKLSTQSGSELVSTFDSSNEYLNSVAFAAFEKSKPQDEDRTPTNKSVPGTPFHFDGHPFQGRKLTLPRYDSQQSIKLIEMEQLAATSAQLLHAKPATPGTPAMPTPTPNATKPKEFVCSEPLSPVDIVATINFDLVAQHMERLTLADPGDLDPRAELIEAVNKTLVSKPLVRSSSAACASTICSSPLLTYARTKSLGAKASTLGGGVPLKLPTAEQLAELEEANKLSAESLDRLTDIKPKFAARLSELARLNNRPLSSSSICSTSSSSSSGSDQLLNGKLTATSYLASVESLAESENELGDQHHPPAMSVLEKTCLEIIDSERSFVEDLGQVIKGYLLDWKERACLRVDELQILFANIEEIYEFNSMLLQRLINTGRDPGRIARCFIDLRDGFDVYTTYCTSYPEAISLLTKLLQATHTYSLLASTQKLLQHRLPLGSYLLKPVQRILKYHLLLDSLRKHCDVKEVVEAHVIMRQVAHNIDQVKRKQEQQSRVKELSGILDGWLGPELTVLGELRQEGLLMEQHNKQRLVLLFATMLIITKQKEDGRLQFKTYISQNNLMLSEHLPGEPTSFYVIPFDEPRHQIKLTARNRDQKRIWTQHIKGVMLEKLDIPMRAKELVYQLGNEEDRTPDRSTWKWSLHSGSNSTPTYLERRNACRRSEIRQRNSKFKRKTVANSSSFDSFNESLEQEEESVSQAKPSKPLARNNSLDDTALQKLAAAMRYRKRDAAVKEETKTPVKEPECKCNQDERVEECSCILRDRDQRSRSAKSHSPVFSYKALKERSKSVPRIGGFSLDEEAEREREQDEDSAASLRGSRPDLTERKTKGKGFFEVKQYNHKTMPKKIANLKKQRSSTTKSCSRFYMDLSEFDSSSATVLKITESTEELRPDGEIELAQEAATLDDSTQDQYYNPDQETESLSPAEKSKRDAQIVLDLLKNNKEFERIYNKQQKRRESPVSPVSPDISRGPILPPPRPPSRSPPPLELEEQKKKTVEEVDSVGEEPIYETLLRNVHVPYKFSPVMGRAKSSQMLKKRSKTAPAASRPESDYVTLVYSPDGVLQRVGEETVQRDSCSSSTTSTSSNGSGSTLKRDSQSTVINLSMETVQEHGSRPLPKNSVSGSESSLLPRALKSIDNLSMAFGRSNRPPERRLSDVSEMCRQSVLHRQGSEAVGERMAHVDYADPKTLFGLGVLNHSERDSVFSLTSSSSDSMCEQQRKRSGVEPPGATFEYEQQVEDSLENDFRDSAIYSDDNEKRSGDYDVHLRRPSSPPPPPPPLGPRPHQSAPQIAPKPPKDQLIQQRSGVIVCQSASRSWVLQQIENFNK
- the LOC120444784 gene encoding uncharacterized protein LOC120444784 isoform X2; the protein is MEQLAATSAQLLHAKPATPGTPAMPTPTPNATKPKEFVCSEPLSPVDIVATINFDLVAQHMERLTLADPGDLDPRAELIEAVNKTLVSKPLVRSSSAACASTICSSPLLTYARTKSLGAKASTLGGGVPLKLPTAEQLAELEEANKLSAESLDRLTDIKPKFAARLSELARLNNRPLSSSSICSTSSSSSSGSDQLLNGKLTATSYLASVESLAESENELGDQHHPPAMSVLEKTCLEIIDSERSFVEDLGQVIKGYLLDWKERACLRVDELQILFANIEEIYEFNSMLLQRLINTGRDPGRIARCFIDLRDGFDVYTTYCTSYPEAISLLTKLLQATHTYSLLASTQKLLQHRLPLGSYLLKPVQRILKYHLLLDSLRKHCDVKEVVEAHVIMRQVAHNIDQVKRKQEQQSRVKELSGILDGWLGPELTVLGELRQEGLLMEQHNKQRLVLLFATMLIITKQKEDGRLQFKTYISQNNLMLSEHLPGEPTSFYVIPFDEPRHQIKLTARNRDQKRIWTQHIKGVMLEKLDIPMRAKELVYQLGNEEDRTPDRSTWKWSLHSGSNSTPTYLERRNACRRSEIRQRNSKFKRKTVANSSSFDSFNESLEQEEESVSQAKPSKPLARNNSLDDTALQKLAAAMRYRKRDAAVKEETKTPVKEPECKCNQDERVEECSCILRDRDQRSRSAKSHSPVFSYKALKERSKSVPRIGGFSLDEEAEREREQDEDSAASLRGSRPDLTERKTKGKGFFEVKQYNHKTMPKKIANLKKQRSSTTKSCSRFYMDLSEFDSSSATVLKITESTEELRPDGEIELAQEAATLDDSTQDQYYNPDQETESLSPAEKSKRDAQIVLDLLKNNKEFERIYNKQQKRRESPVSPVSPDISRGPILPPPRPPSRSPPPLELEEQKKKTVEEVDSVGEEPIYETLLRNVHVPYKFSPVMGRAKSSQMLKKRSKTAPAASRPESDYVTLVYSPDGVLQRVGEETVQRDSCSSSTTSTSSNGSGSTLKRDSQSTVINLSMETVQEHGSRPLPKNSVSGSESSLLPRALKSIDNLSMAFGRSNRPPERRLSDVSEMCRQSVLHRQGSEAVGERMAHVDYADPKTLFGLGVLNHSERDSVFSLTSSSSDSMCEQQRKRSGVEPPGATFEYEQQVEDSLENDFRDSAIYSDDNEKRSGDYDVHLRRPSSPPPPPPPLGPRPHQSAPQIAPKPPKDQLIQQRSGVIVCQSASRSWVLQQIENFNK